One Streptosporangium becharense genomic window, CGGATGTAGTCGTCCATCTCCCCGACCGAGCCGGGGACGTCCTGCGAGCGGAGACCGACGACCTCGGCCGCGCGCCGCCACTCGGCCACGAACCTGTCGGCGTCGGCGTCGGTCAGGACCACGCCCGCCCGCCGGGCGACCGACAGGTAGGAGTCGACCTCGCCGACGTGCACCCACAGCAGCGCGTCGGGGTCGTCGAGCCGGAAACGCTCACCGGTGTCCGGGTCGAGGGCGGTGAGGCTCGCGTGGATCCTCCGGACCCTGGCGCCCGCGCGGGCGACCTCCTCGGTGGTGCCGTAGGTGCGCACGCGCACGAACTCGGTGGTGCGCACGAAGCGGGACCACGCCTCGGCCGGGTCCATGAGCGCCGAGTTCTGCGCGACCCCGCGCATGGCCCGGGGATGCAGGCCCTGCATCAGCAGTGCGCGGAAGCCTCCGACGAGCAGGATGGGCTCCCCCATGACCCGCCACGTCACCGAACCGGGGCCGAAGAGACCGTGATCCATGCGCTCATCCCTCCCGTGAGCACACGATTACCCTACAAGCCGGGTTTGATGCATTCGTCGCAAGCTTGTGACACAAGCAGGACGAGACCCTGACAAGGGTGTCACCGTCGCGTCATGGAAGTGTCACAAATCCGTGAAAATCCATCCATGACCTAATCCATTCTTCCATACAACCCCCCGCAATAGTCAACGGAATTAAAGCTACAAACAGATGGAAGTTGCACAACAAAAATACGACTAGGCTCTAGACCATTGATTTGCCACCGCGTGTTTTGCGATGGTTCCAGGGATCACGCTCAGCCATGCTCGTTGGGGGCTCCCGCACGATGACCATCCCTGCACCAGCCGCGACCACCACCGGGGAGACACCCTCGCCGAAGGCGCCGGTGACGGTCGGCCGTTCCCCCAGTCAGCTGATGTGGCTGCGTTTCCGCCGCGACCGCACCGGCCTCGTCTCCGCCGGGGTGGTGATTTTCTTCCTCCTCGTCGCGATCCTCGCGCCGGTCATCTCCATGCTCTACGGCAAGGACCCGTACACCCTCTACGGGCAGGAGAACCCGGGCCTGCTGAACGACTACGGCTACCCGGTCCTGCCCAACGGGGGCATCAGTTCGGAGTTCTGGTTCGGTATCGAGCCGGGCCTCGGCCGGGACGTCTTCACGCAGCTCGTCTACGGGATCAGGACCTCCCTGGCGATCGCGATGACCGCGACGGTCCTCATCTCGATCATCGGCATCGTCATGGGCATCGTCGCCGGATACGCCGGGGGCAGGACCGACTACTTCATCGGCCGGCTGATCGACATCGTCCTGTCGTTCCCCTCGACGCTGTTCATCATCGCGTTCATCCCGGTGGTGGAGAA contains:
- a CDS encoding oxygenase MpaB family protein, whose amino-acid sequence is MDHGLFGPGSVTWRVMGEPILLVGGFRALLMQGLHPRAMRGVAQNSALMDPAEAWSRFVRTTEFVRVRTYGTTEEVARAGARVRRIHASLTALDPDTGERFRLDDPDALLWVHVGEVDSYLSVARRAGVVLTDADADRFVAEWRRAAEVVGLRSQDVPGSVGEMDDYIRACRPRLYFAPEVPHPLRQSLNAPLPVRLTPLKPMFPMVTLLAFATMPRWARKLYGLPATPLGDLWATVTLRTLQTGIGLIPAQVRYAPEARRARRVAEGHAA
- a CDS encoding ABC transporter permease, coding for MTIPAPAATTTGETPSPKAPVTVGRSPSQLMWLRFRRDRTGLVSAGVVIFFLLVAILAPVISMLYGKDPYTLYGQENPGLLNDYGYPVLPNGGISSEFWFGIEPGLGRDVFTQLVYGIRTSLAIAMTATVLISIIGIVMGIVAGYAGGRTDYFIGRLIDIVLSFPSTLFIIAFIPVVENLFVKPDENTPIWLRVVTLIGLLTAFGWAGIARLLRGQVLSMREREFVEAAKVTGASPSRIIFKELLPNLWTPILIQSTLLLPAMVTAEAALSFLGVGMIEPIPDWGRMFRRGTEIYMNDITYLIFPGVALLVFVVAFNLLGDSIRDAFDPKLKR